The genomic interval TTTCCGCTTTCTCCAAAAGTATCGTTAACAGCTACTAAACTTTGAATAAAAGACCATTTATTATTATGTTTATTATTATAAGTAGTTAATATCCTAGCAATACTTTCTCCTAACCCACCCCAATAATTGTGTTCTTCTGCAGTAACAATACATTTTGTTTTATTAATGGATTTTAAAATAGTATTATTATCTAATGGTTTAATCGTATGAACATTAATAACTTCACATTCTATCCCTTTTTTTTCGTATAAAATTCTAGATGCTTCTAAAGATTCCCAGACCAAATGTCCTGTACTAACAATTGTAACATCTTTTCCCTCTGTTAAGACTACAGCTTTTCCGATTTTAAAAATCTGATTTTCATCTGTAAAATTAGCCACAGCAGGACGCCCAAAACGTAAATATACTGGACCTAAGTGATTCGATATGGCTAAAGTGGCTGCATAAGTTTGATTATAATCACAAGTGTTAATAACAGTCATGCCAGGTAACATTTTCATCATTCCTATGTCTTCTAAACTTTGATGTGTAGCGCCATCTTCTCCTAGAGTTAAGCCAGAATGAGAAGCGCATATTTTTACATTTTTGTAAGAATAAGCAATAGATTGACGTATTTGATCATAAACACGAGATGTAGAAAAATTAGCAAATGTCCCAGTAAATGGAATATATTCACCGATGCTAAGTCCAGCTGCTATCCCTATCATATTAGCTTCTGCAATTCCTATTTGGAAAAATCTTTCAGGAAATTCTTTAGAAAACTGATCCATAAATAAAGAAGTCGTCAGATCTGAACATAATGCGACCACTTTATAATTTGTTCTACCCAAAAAAGTCAAAGCTTTTCCAAAACCCGCTCTAGTTTCTTTTAGTCCTTTATTTTCATATTGTTTCATAAAAAAATTTAATTATAATGGATAATCTCCTAAATGAGTTTCAGGAAGTTGACATAAAGCTTTTTTTAATTCTTTCTCATTAGGATATTTTCCGTGCCATGCGTTATTCCCAACCATAAAATCTACCCCATATCCCATTTGAGTATATAATATGATTAAAATAGGCTTTCCTTTTCCAGTTTCATTTTTAGCTTTTTTTAAAGTGTAAATTACTTTTTCAATATTATTTCCTTCTGATTCTTCTAAAACTTTCCAATCAAAAGATTCAAATTTTTTTTTTAAATTACCTAAAGGTAACACTTCATCAGTCGTTCCATCTATTTGTTGTCCATTACAATCTACAGTGGCTATATAATTATCTATTTTTCTAGAACCTGCATATAAAACTGCCTCCCAAATTTGCCCTTCATTTAACTCTCCATCTCCATGTAAACTGTAAATAATCGCATTCAATTCTTTGTTTAGTTTTTTTGATAAAGCTGCACCAATGGAGACAGACATTCCTTGCCCTAAAGAACCGGAAGAAATTCGTATTCCGGGGGGGCCTCCATGTACAGTTGGATGTCCTTGTAAACGAGAATTTAATTTTCTAAAAGTAGATAATTCGCTAATAGAAAAAAAACCAGAACGAGCTAATATGCTATAATATACAGGAGATATATGTCCATTAGATAAGAAAAAAAGGTCTTCCCCTTTTCCATCCATAGAAAATTTATTTGGATTATAACGCATAATTTCTCGATATAAACCTACAAAATACTCTGTACATCCTAAAGATCCACCAGGATGTCCAGATTTTGCTTCACTTACCATCCGTAAAATGTCTCTCCTCACTTGAATACACAAATCTTTTAAATAACGTACATTCATTTTTTCAATTTTTGTTTGTATATTTTTAATCGTTTCGTTTGACTATTTCACAAAAGTAACGATTAATTTAATTAAATCTATGAGTATTATAAACAGAAAGGCTAGATTTAGATATCATTTTTTAGAACACTATACAGCTGGAATACAATTATTTGGAACAGAAGTTAAATCTATAAGACAAAACGAAGCCAATATAATGGAAAGTTTTTGTCAAATGAAAGATGGAGAGTTATATTCTATCAATATGTATGTGGCTGAATATAAATTTGGGACAAACTGGAATCATTCAAGTAGAAGAGAAAGAAAATTATTGTTGAAAAAACAAGAATTAATAAAAATCAATAAAAAATTAAAAAATACAGGTTTAACTTTAATTCCCATAGAATTGTTTTTTAATGATAAAGGATATATAAAAATGAAAATAGTTTTAGCTAAAGGAAAAAAGATACATGATAAACGTGAATTTTTACGAAAAAAAGATTTTTTTAGAGAAATTCAGCGATCTTTCAAATTTAAAGATCGTATTTAATTTATTTTTGAAATCAAATATTTATATTTGTTTAGATTTAAAGAAATTATAGTTTTATGAAAAACGTCAATTTTTTTATTGTTGCTTTATTTACTTTTTTTTCGTCTGTATTTTCCCAAGATTCGAAAGAAAAATGGTTTATTAGAATAGGAGCACATAACATTAATTATTATCCTATAACGTCTCCTTTTAAAGGGTTTTTTCTAAAAAGAAATAATAGTTTTAATCCTATTATTTCTAGTATAGAATTAGAACATAATATAAAGAAACATATAGGTTTGTATTTAGACGCTTCATTAGGCCCGGTAGATAATACTAGATGGAAGCTCCGAGATAGCTTTTTTATAAAATTAAGTCCTGGGGTAAATTTATATATTTTTCCTCATTACAAATTTGATCCTTATTTCAGATTAGGAGCAGGTTATCATAAGTATAACAATTATCTCAACAGAGAGTTGAGAATTTCAGAAACGAAATATTTTAAAACAAATAAGAAGAACTTTTTTCTATTAGATGGGGGGGTCGGTTTCAATTTATGGGTAGTTTCTAACTTTGGAATTAATTTACAAAGTACTTATAATCACGTATTTGCAAAACAATCAATAGATTATTTAAATTTTTGGAAACATAATGTAGGATTGATTTTCCGTTTTGGAAATTTAAAAATTAATCAGGATCATAAAATTGTCCCAGTAACAGAAAAAGATGATTCTTCCGTATCTTCCATTCAAGAACAAGAAAAAGAAAAGAATTTTCTAGAATTAGAAGAAAAAGAAAAGAAAATTTTTTGTAAAAATCAAGAAGATTCAGATAATGATGGAATTTTAGATAAAGAAGATTTGTGTCCAAACCAATTTGGTTTAAAAAAATTCCAGGGTTGTCCTGATACAGATTTAGATAATATTCCGGATCATGAAGACAAATGTCCTAACAAATTTGGAAAAAAAGAAAATAAAGGATGTCCTGATGTCGTTTTTAGACCTATTTTATTTGATTTGGGTAAATTTTCATTATCTACTCGTTCCTTAACAATTATTAATGAGATAGCTGAAATCATGATAAATATTCTTCCTAATTCTAAATTTTACATAAATGGATATACAGATCCTAATGGAAAATCCTATTATAATAAAATTTTGTCTCTAAAAAGAGCTCATTCTGTATTTGAAGCTTTAGTTTATAAAGGAGTAGATTCTTCTAGAATAGAAGTTAGAGGATTAGGAGTAGGAAAGAAAAAAGGACGACGTGTTGAAATCGTAATACGAAAATCATAACAAATACAAAAAAAATAAAAAGTCTCTTGTGATTTTCAAGAGACTTTTTTTGAATGAGAAGATATATATATACTCACTTGATAAAGTATTATAAGAGGAATTAAAACTATGATTGTACTTAAAATATCTCCAGGTGTTATGGCAGAAGCTATGACTAACATAATCAAAAAAGCATGTTTTCTATATTTTTTTAAAAAAAAGTAAGATATTAATTCCATTTTAGTAAGAAAGAATATGAAAAATGGAAATAAAAAAATGATTCCCATGGAAAACACTGAATGCACAATTAAAGAGATATAATCTGATAAATCAAATATATTTTTCGGAATAGAGCTGATTCTAAAAGAGTATCCAAAATGAATTAAAAATGGACATAATATAAAATAACCAAAAAAAATTCCTAATAAAAATAGAAAAGTAACCATGATCAATATCCATATTGAATATTTTTTTTCTTTATCCGAAAGAGCCGGTTTTATAAATTTCCAAAATTCATAAAAAACATAAGGAAAAGACAAAATAACTCCTCCTATGAAGCAGGTCCATACATAAATATTGAATTGACCAAATATTTGTCTGTTTTGTATCTCTAAATTTTTATATAAAAAAGAAACGGAGTTTAAATGCACTCCTAAACCTAAAAAAGAATTTGCTATTTTGTAAAATATACGGTAGGTAATGAAATCTGTTTTTGCTGGACCAAAAATAATACAGTCAAATATAATATTTCTATTATTCATTAAAATAATCATTGAAACGATTATTGCACAAAAACAATGAATTATATGTTTTCTTAATTCATCAATATGTTTCCAAAACGGCATTTTACTTTCGTTCATCAAAATTAAATTTTATAAATAAAAAAATACTTTTCTTTAATATAATATG from Blattabacterium cuenoti carries:
- a CDS encoding transketolase family protein, translated to MKQYENKGLKETRAGFGKALTFLGRTNYKVVALCSDLTTSLFMDQFSKEFPERFFQIGIAEANMIGIAAGLSIGEYIPFTGTFANFSTSRVYDQIRQSIAYSYKNVKICASHSGLTLGEDGATHQSLEDIGMMKMLPGMTVINTCDYNQTYAATLAISNHLGPVYLRFGRPAVANFTDENQIFKIGKAVVLTEGKDVTIVSTGHLVWESLEASRILYEKKGIECEVINVHTIKPLDNNTILKSINKTKCIVTAEEHNYWGGLGESIARILTTYNNKHNNKWSFIQSLVAVNDTFGESGKPMELLKKYNIDRDSIINHVQLVLNKKNKR
- a CDS encoding transketolase — translated: MNVRYLKDLCIQVRRDILRMVSEAKSGHPGGSLGCTEYFVGLYREIMRYNPNKFSMDGKGEDLFFLSNGHISPVYYSILARSGFFSISELSTFRKLNSRLQGHPTVHGGPPGIRISSGSLGQGMSVSIGAALSKKLNKELNAIIYSLHGDGELNEGQIWEAVLYAGSRKIDNYIATVDCNGQQIDGTTDEVLPLGNLKKKFESFDWKVLEESEGNNIEKVIYTLKKAKNETGKGKPILIILYTQMGYGVDFMVGNNAWHGKYPNEKELKKALCQLPETHLGDYPL
- the smpB gene encoding SsrA-binding protein SmpB codes for the protein MSIINRKARFRYHFLEHYTAGIQLFGTEVKSIRQNEANIMESFCQMKDGELYSINMYVAEYKFGTNWNHSSRRERKLLLKKQELIKINKKLKNTGLTLIPIELFFNDKGYIKMKIVLAKGKKIHDKREFLRKKDFFREIQRSFKFKDRI
- a CDS encoding OmpA family protein is translated as MKNVNFFIVALFTFFSSVFSQDSKEKWFIRIGAHNINYYPITSPFKGFFLKRNNSFNPIISSIELEHNIKKHIGLYLDASLGPVDNTRWKLRDSFFIKLSPGVNLYIFPHYKFDPYFRLGAGYHKYNNYLNRELRISETKYFKTNKKNFFLLDGGVGFNLWVVSNFGINLQSTYNHVFAKQSIDYLNFWKHNVGLIFRFGNLKINQDHKIVPVTEKDDSSVSSIQEQEKEKNFLELEEKEKKIFCKNQEDSDNDGILDKEDLCPNQFGLKKFQGCPDTDLDNIPDHEDKCPNKFGKKENKGCPDVVFRPILFDLGKFSLSTRSLTIINEIAEIMINILPNSKFYINGYTDPNGKSYYNKILSLKRAHSVFEALVYKGVDSSRIEVRGLGVGKKKGRRVEIVIRKS
- the tatC gene encoding twin-arginine translocase subunit TatC, which encodes MNESKMPFWKHIDELRKHIIHCFCAIIVSMIILMNNRNIIFDCIIFGPAKTDFITYRIFYKIANSFLGLGVHLNSVSFLYKNLEIQNRQIFGQFNIYVWTCFIGGVILSFPYVFYEFWKFIKPALSDKEKKYSIWILIMVTFLFLLGIFFGYFILCPFLIHFGYSFRISSIPKNIFDLSDYISLIVHSVFSMGIIFLFPFFIFFLTKMELISYFFLKKYRKHAFLIMLVIASAITPGDILSTIIVLIPLIILYQVSIYISSHSKKVS